GATCTACACACTGGGCAAGCCGCCCGGTTCGGTTACGGATCCGGAGTTGTACAAGGAAGAGGCCCGGTCCCTGGGGGATCTCGTTCGGGAACACTGTCGCGGCAGCGTCCTGGATATCCCCTGCGGAACGGGCTACTGGCTACAGTTTTACGCTGCGAACTGTTCGGCGATCACGCTCGTGGATCAGTCGGAGAACATGCTCGAGGAGGGAAGAGAGAAGGCGCGCGCGCAAGGCGTCGAACCGAACACCAGGTTCGTGAAGGCCGACGCCCTCGATGTGTCGCTGGAAGACCGGTCCTTCGATTCCGTGCTCGTGGGGTTCTTCCTCAGCCACGTCACCGACAGCCAGATAGACCGGTTCTTCCATAGCTTGCGAAACGCACTGAAGCCGGGCGGACGCGTTGTCATCCTGGACTCTAGCTGGACGCGGTACCGCGGGTCCCGGTCCAAGGAAGGCACTACGGTACGCACGCTCAATGACGGGCGGCAATTCGAGATCTACAAGCGGTACTTCGAAGGGGCGGATTTCGTCCGGTTGTCGGAATCCTGCGAAATGGACTTCACTGTGCAATACGAGGGCAAGCTCTACCTCGGCGTCACGGGAACGGTGCGTGAATGAGCGATCAAATGCGCGCCCGACGACCAGCGCCGGATTTGCAGGGTCGCGGGCCAGCGCCGGATTTGCACGGTCGCGGTCCAGCGCCGGATCCGGACAATCTGCAACCGGAGAACCTGCATCGGGCGACCATCGAGTATTACAACCTGCGCCAGGTCCACGGCGACATGCCGCACAAG
This DNA window, taken from Gemmatimonadota bacterium, encodes the following:
- a CDS encoding class I SAM-dependent methyltransferase codes for the protein MYTLGKPPGSVTDPELYKEEARSLGDLVREHCRGSVLDIPCGTGYWLQFYAANCSAITLVDQSENMLEEGREKARAQGVEPNTRFVKADALDVSLEDRSFDSVLVGFFLSHVTDSQIDRFFHSLRNALKPGGRVVILDSSWTRYRGSRSKEGTTVRTLNDGRQFEIYKRYFEGADFVRLSESCEMDFTVQYEGKLYLGVTGTVRE